TGGACTGGACCTCTGGACAAGTGCAGAAGTGGCTGCTGTGGACGGAGCACCTTTACCGCCTCCCGCAGGTGGGAAAATCCTTCCAGCACCTGAGCGGCAGCGACCTGTGTGTGATGAGCGAGGACGATTTCAGGCAGCGCTGCTCGCCGTGTGCAGATGTGCTGTTCGCTCACCTAGACATCTGGAAGACCGGTAACACATTTCcctttatgtgactttattcaGACTGGTGTTCAGGTCTATGAGCTGACTGGTCACAAGGTGTTAATTCATGTTTCATGTGTCAGTAACATTCACTACAAACTGTGAATTACGTAATGATTCAGTTTTCTCAATTTGATTCTTCACATACTGAAACTTAAATCCTTCTTCTGAATCTTTGCTCTTTATTTCAGCTTCTTGGATGAAGGACAGATGTTCTCCTCAATCCAGTGGCTTCATTGGTAAATTCACTCTTTATTGATCTTTGATTAGTGACACGTGTGACAGAATCGCacgttatataatatataataataataatgataatgatagcTGTGTTCTCCTGACTAaacagtgatatatatatatatatatatatacggttCTCAGCAGTTCTGTGGTTGTGGTTCTGCAGGAGCAGATGATCTGTGTGCTGAAGCTGACTCGTCTTGCAGCGGGCAGCCCATCCACCTGTGGCAGTTCCTCCGAGAGCTTCTCCTCAAACCTTACAACTACGGACGCTCCATCCGCTGGATCAACAAAGAGAAAGGTGAGCACAAAACATCTCCACTACACCTCCTTCACCTTCAGCTTCTTCTCTACACACAGCATCGAGGATCaatgagtcactgagtcactgagtcGATGTCTCACTTAGTCACTGAGGCAAAGTCTCACTGAATCAGCGAGTTGATATGTCACTGCAAAACTGAtgtcccttttccaccagaaagacccaggtgctggttcagagatagcgctggtgctggttcagagtgtGTTCccctggtgaaccttctaagaaccggtttggctttccatcagttagagagcatcacagagccgagtgtgacgtcactgtatacgtgtcacgttacacagcgacgttagcgcagcagcgacaaacacaaacacaacagcaacaatggtggatgttactttactgttaatgctcatgactttgtgaacctacattaacacccaaacgtggcgaatccgacgtgtacgtgcggctccgtgtaatctgtataaacggaggttgtgatggagaaagtacttaacgttattttatcattaacacagaaaaaaattagccttagcatgtagctacctactatcatgtgtgctgataatgtatcatatcgcggtaaagtaaaagtgtattaaacattagtatacttaaggtacattatcaaatgcactaacagtagccccgcccacagccccgcccccagccattgacacaagcggttcttaagtctagaccagcgacgttttggtgctacttaagaaccacttttcctggttcagagccggttcctttggcggtcgaaacagaaagaactggttctaaattaggctccgaacctgcactcaaactgcctcgggggtAAAGGGACATTAGTcactgcctcggtggtaaaggggcaaTAGTCACTGCATCATCACTGACTCCATGTGTCACTTAGTCACTGAGTTGATGTCTCACTGCATCACTATGTCACTGAATAAGTGAGTCACAGAGTCAGTGAGTCACTAAATAACTGAGTCACTGAATGACTGCCATCCTCATTATCCTGACAAATAATGTACATGTTGTTTTCATCATGATTGCGTGACTTCTCTTCTTTTACATGCAGGAATTTTTAAAATTGAAGACTCCGCCCACGTTGCTAAGCTGTGGGGCATCAGGAAAAACCGTCCTGCAATGAACTATGATAAACTGAGCCGATCCATTCGGCAGTACTACAAGAAGGGCATCATTAAGAAGCCGGACGTTTCTCAGAGACTGGTGTATCAGTTCGTCCATCCAGTGTGAGGACAGAAAGATGTCCCCCTGGGACACAGAGCGCTGGAGCTCAGGCTCAAATAAAGATGAAGGCGAGACGTCAGAAACATTTCTAATATTACGACTGAACCTCTGATACCGTTGGACTTCCTGCAGATCCTGCCTcgctttttatttgtgtgtgtgtttgtgggttacAGTAAAGTACTG
This DNA window, taken from Tachysurus fulvidraco isolate hzauxx_2018 chromosome 23, HZAU_PFXX_2.0, whole genome shotgun sequence, encodes the following:
- the LOC113650923 gene encoding SAM pointed domain-containing Ets transcription factor-like isoform X1, giving the protein MKFSCRFVACVVQSSVLKILNVVQKEEKHKTFNFLQDETHLSQKTMMSSPSRSHVYDDVSVFPHNHIMPYSEDHSKTFQGFPSMPEYMSRFDTMLSEDTARITRKSDTFMAMDRQDELLEYKEAGQDCVIDSTAGQNGQTDVEDRCLEQVQSLVLDEVQKDIETACKLLNITPDPVDWTSGQVQKWLLWTEHLYRLPQVGKSFQHLSGSDLCVMSEDDFRQRCSPCADVLFAHLDIWKTASWMKDRCSPQSSGFIGADDLCAEADSSCSGQPIHLWQFLRELLLKPYNYGRSIRWINKEKGIFKIEDSAHVAKLWGIRKNRPAMNYDKLSRSIRQYYKKGIIKKPDVSQRLVYQFVHPV
- the LOC113650923 gene encoding SAM pointed domain-containing Ets transcription factor-like isoform X2, whose amino-acid sequence is MMSSPSRSHVYDDVSVFPHNHIMPYSEDHSKTFQGFPSMPEYMSRFDTMLSEDTARITRKSDTFMAMDRQDELLEYKEAGQDCVIDSTAGQNGQTDVEDRCLEQVQSLVLDEVQKDIETACKLLNITPDPVDWTSGQVQKWLLWTEHLYRLPQVGKSFQHLSGSDLCVMSEDDFRQRCSPCADVLFAHLDIWKTASWMKDRCSPQSSGFIGADDLCAEADSSCSGQPIHLWQFLRELLLKPYNYGRSIRWINKEKGIFKIEDSAHVAKLWGIRKNRPAMNYDKLSRSIRQYYKKGIIKKPDVSQRLVYQFVHPV